The sequence TCGACTCGATCAGCCCGCGGAACGAGGAAAAGGTTTCCGAGATCGCCCTGGCGAATGCGGCGGATGTGGATGCAGCCTATGCCGCGGCGGCGAAAGCCTTCCCCGCCTGGTCGAAATTGCCGGGCGCGGAGCGCGGGAAATATCTCTACCGGTTGGCGCGGCTGCTGCAGGACAGGGCGCGGGAGTTCGCTGTGGCGGAAACGATCGATGGAGGAAAGCCGATCAAGGAGGCTCGCGATTTCGATGTCCCGATGGCGGCTGCGCATTTCTTTTACCACGCGGGTTGGGCGGACAAGCTTTCCTACGCAGCCCCCGGAAAAGACCTCAAGGCGCTCGGCGTCGTCGGGCAGGTGATCCCGTGGAACTTTCCGCTGCTGATGCTGGCGTGGAAACTCGCGCCTGCCCTCGCACTGGGAAACACAGTGGTGCTGAAACCGGCGGAGAGCACTTCGGTGACCGCATTGAAATTCGCTGAACTGATCCTCGATGCGGGCTTGCCTCCCGGCGTGGTCAACATCGTCACCGGCTTCGGCGAAACGGGCGGTGCCATCGTTAAACATCCCACGGCGGCGAAGATCGCCTTCACCGGCTCGACGGGTGTCGGGAAATGGATCCAGCGGGAACTCGCAGGCACCGGGAAACGCCTGACGCTTGAACTGGGCGGCAAGGGCGCGAACATCGTTTTCGAAGACGCCGCCATCGACCAGGCGGTGGAGGGAATCATCAACGGGATCTTCTTCAACCAAGGCCACGTCTGCTGCGCGGGCTCACGCCTGCTCGTGCAGGAAAGCATCGAAAGCGAGGTGATGCGCAAGCTGAAGCTGCGGATGAAGACCCTGAAAGTCGGCGATCCGTTAGACAAGAATACCGACATCGGCGCGATCAATTCCAAGCGCCAATGGGAGCGCATCACCGAACTGGTCGGCGATGGAGTGAAGGAAGGCGCCGAAATTTTCCAACCGGAATGCAAGCTGCCGAAGAAAGGTTTTTACTTCGCCCCAACTCTGCTTGGCGCTGTCACCCAGAGCCACCGCGTAGTGAAGGAAGAGATCTTCGGCCCCGTGCTTTCCGTGCTCACCTTCCGCACGCCGGAAGAGGCGGTGGAAAAGGCGAACAACACCGCCTACGGCCTCAGCGCCGGGGTTTGGACGGACAAGGGATCGAAATATCTACAGGTAGCCTCGCAGTTGAAAGCAGGCGTGGTATGGGGGAACTCCTTCAACAAGTTCGACCCCACATCGCCCTTCGGCGGCTTCAAGGAGTCCGGCTTCGGCCGCGAGGGCGGGCGGCAGGGCTTGTTGGAGTATGCGGAGTTGGGCTAGGGATCCCCACGTCATTTCGCTTCGGGACAGATCAATTCCACCTTCGGGAAGTAGGTCTGATAGGGGGCGGTGTCCCGGGTGAGGATGGGGATGCCGAGGGCTTCCGCGTGTCCGCCCGTTTGGTGCGGGTGATCGCCTCGTCCGACCAGTCGGCCCAGATCGGATCTTCGGTGACGACGTCGAGAACGACATTGCTGTCAATCCTGGGAAGGTTTGGTTTTTGGGAAACTCTTTTTTATCAAGGAACCGCGATTCCACGCCAATGGACGCGGATCCCGGAAAGCATGCTTAAAAATTCCCGCTCTCGGACAATGCCCATTCCAGCTTCGCTTTGGGAGTTCTTCCTTGGCGCACTCTGCGTCTCAGCGGTTCGAATTTCTTCTCTTCATTCGCGTGAATTCGCGGTGAAAATGCAAAACGAGGTGACCGTAGGTGTGGGTCAGTCCGGTTTGGCCTGCCCGATACGTGTTTGTCATGCCATGGCTGCTAGGTAGTCTGGGGCATGGAAACAAAGCATTTCGACTACGTGGTTATCGGTGGCGGCAGCGCCGGGTATGCGGCGGCGCGGACGGCAAGGGAGACGTTCGGAAACGTCGCCATCATCGAGGACGCGGAGGAACTCGGAGGCTTGTGCATCCTGCGCGGGTGCATGCCTTCGAAGACCCTGATCTATTCCGCAGAGGTGCTGCACCTTGCCAAGGAGGGGAAAAAATTCGGGCTGAATATCTCCGGTGCGGAGATGGATATGGCCGCGCTTCATCAGCGCAAACTCGATGTCATCGGCGATTTCACTTCCTACCGGCGTGAGCAGCTCGAATCGGATCGCTTTCACCTCATCCGCGACCGGGCGTTTTTCGTGGATGAAAAAACGGTGGATCTTGCCAATTCCGGACAACGGATCACGGCGGATCATTTCATGATCGCGACGGGTTCCGTGGTCAACACGCCGGACATCCCCGGCCTCCGGGAAACTCCGCACTGGACGAGCGATGATGTGCTGGATCTCGATTTCCTGCCGGAGTCTGTCATCGTCCTCGGCGGCGGCATCGTGGCCTGCGAGCTCGCGCAATTCCTGAACAGGGCGGGATCAAAAGTCATCCAGATCCAGCGCAGCCCCATCATCCTCAGGGAGACGTCGGAGGATGCGGCAAAGGTTGTCATGCAGGCGTTCCGCGACGAGGGCATCGAGCTTCATACGGACACCGCGCTGGAAAGCGTCGCACAGGAAGGCGGCGAGTTCGTCGTCCGTTTCCGCCAGGGCGGGGAAGCTCGGGAAGCCCGCGCCGCCCATCTCTTCAACGCGCTCGGCAGGAAGCCCAATGTCTCCGGCCTGAAACTGGAAAACGCCGGGGTGAAGACAAGGAAGTCCGGGCATATCGAGGTCGATGGCATGCAGCGGACCGCCAACCCGCGCATTTATGCCGCAGGCGATGTCACCGGGCCGCATGAGATCGTCCACATCGCGATCATGCAGGGTGAGGTCGCCGCGCAACATGCCGCCGGAAAATGCCCGAACCCGGTGAACTACGATGGCAGGACGGGCGTCGTCTTCACCGATCCGCAGATCGCCGGTGCGGGGATTCCCCTGGAGGAGGCCGAGGCAAAGGGCATCCGCACGGTGGTCGCGGACTACCCCTTCGACGACCACGGGAAATCCATCCTCATGGACGCGAAATACGGATACGTGAAAGCCTGGGCGGATCGCGACAGCGGCAAGTTGATCGGAGCGGAATGCGTCGGCAAGGATGCCGGGGAGCTCATCCACGCCATGGCCGTCGCCATCACCCTCGGCGCGACCCCGGCGGACTTGCTCAAGGTCCACTGGTATCACCCCACCCTCAGCGAAATCTGGAGCTACCCGCTGGAGGAATTGGCGGAGGAACTGGGGAAGTCAAAACCATGAAAATCATCCATACAATCGCAGCCGTGGCCGTGCTGGCATCGCAATCCAGTTGCATCCTCATTACAGATGCGGCAACGCGCCTGGCCTACGACCTGGAAGCCGGGGCGAAGAAGCTGGAAGCATCGGGCCAGAGCGGGCTGGAGGTGAAACACCGGCCTCTCCCTTTCCCGGATGGGGTGAAGGGCGATTACTTTGTCTGGCTCCAGGCGGTGCGAAGCGACAAGCCGAATAGCGGGACCCTGGCGGTGGGAGCCGTCAATGGGAGGCGTTTCGGAACCTCCTATCATCTGAATTACATGACCGTGCGCAAGGACTTGAGAATCCGGAAAAAGGCGGGCGAACCGACCTACCTCATGCTCAGCAAGACGGGCCTTGCCGACGAAGCAAACCTGAGAGGCGACAAATCGATCGAGGTCATATCGATCAGGTAGTTCACTTCAGCGTCTTGATCCATTTCGCGATCGCTCCTGCTTCATCCTCGGATAGCCCGGGATCCGGCATGGCGGGGGGAAACCCGACGGGATACATGGCCGTGGGATCGAGGATGGATCTGATGATGTAACCCTCATCCACGGTGACATCTGATGTCTTGCCGTCGCGGTGGGTCACCTTCTGCTTGCGTCCGAACAGACCTTTGAAATTGGGGCCGACAAGCTGTTGCCCGTCGATGGCATGGCAGGCTGAGCAAACCGCGGCATGAACCGCCTCCGCGTATTTGATTGGTTGCCTGGTGGCCAGCGCCGCATCGATGCCAACGGGGCGCTGGGATGTCTGGCCCAGGTGCTTGTTCATCGTGTACCAGGCCTCGTTCGCCCAAAGGGACGCATCCTCGATACGCAGGTTCACGACCCAGCCGACATTCTCGTTCGAATACTCCTTGCGGGTCACGAAAGGGGGCGAGTTGTCACGGAGACCATCGATGGCGATGGACAGGCGTTTCCCGTCTTCGGACAAAGCCATGGACTTCGGTGCAAGTGTTTCCATCCCGACATCCGGGCCGCCGTAACCGTTCGTCGGGATGTAGGTCCATTGGCGTATGGAAAGTTTCCCCGCTTCCGGCGCGGATTCCAGAGGCCGGAAAAACTCGATTTCCAGCCCTTCCTTGGTGTCCCGCACGGCCACCATTTCGTTGAACGATTCCGGGAGTGTTTCCCTGAATGAAAGCCGCTGGAGCCCGGTGTAAGGCTCGCCGGGCACGCCCTGGATGCGCCACAGGCCGCCGTGGCCGATGCCGCCGATGTAGTATTTCCCATCGGGGCCCCCGATCAGGCGGTTCGGGCCGGCGGTGAAGCCGTTCACCCCCGCCTTGTCGTAGCCTGCGGAGTGATTGAAAACGGCACCCTGCCACACTTCGCCGACCTTTTCCGTGAAGATCCGGGTCATCGTTCCCTTGGTGACATCCGGCACGAGGAACTGGCCGTTGTAGGCGGATAGTTCGCCTTCGAGGCCTTTGAGCTCCATCGGCTGGGCGGGCGAGCGGGCCACCGATCCCTGCGGCATGTGGACGGTGGGCGGGAGCTGGTATTTCGAACCTCCGACCAAGGAATCCACCTCGTCCGGCTGGAAGGCGGCGACGTTCGAATCGTCGCGTTTCATCAGGAAATGGCCGTAGAAGCCGCCCCTGGTGATTCGGATGAATTCATTGGACGGGTTGAAGACACCTTGGTTGTCGACAACGATGGGGCTTCCGTCGGATGCCACTGTGAATCCGTTGGGTGTGCGGTAGCCGCCGGCGAGGTATTCGATATCGACGTCCTCCGCCGTTTCCGAACCCGTGATGGGGCCGAGCATGAAGGATGAGCCGCGGTGGGTCTTGGGGTTCACCGTCACATTGTATTCGCGCGCGCCCCCGATCTTGATCGATGTCGTCAGGTTTCCCGCGAGGTAGGTCTTGCCGTCGCGTTCGATTTTCCCGAAGCCGACGGTGTAGGTATGGAAATTCGGCTGTGAGATGCCGTCGATGAGGACGGTTTTTTCATCGGCCGTGAATTTTCCGTCGCCGTTCCTGTCATCGAGCCGCGAGATCTTGTCCTTCTCTCCTATGTAAATCTTGCCCGAGAAAGTCCCGATGGCCGTTGGTTCGTAGAGTCCGCCCATGAGCTTTTCCGCGATGATGGGGCCGTCACTTCCGCCCAAGCCCTTGATGCGGAAAACCTCGCCCTCCCTGAACGGCGCCTGGTTCTGCCGGTCCGGTGTGAACACGGTCACGTAGAGATCCGCACCCATGAAGCACATTGCGGAAACCTTCAGCTCAACGTCGTTCTCCGGATAGACGTTCTCCATTTTCATCAGCGGATGGATGCCGGTTTGGGCAGGGAGCGGGGAGGAGGCGATTGCTGCCAGGCAGAGGATGAACGCGATTCGGAGGTTGCTCTTCATGCAGTTATGTCAGTTGTTCAGTATCTCGGCAGTGACTTTTTCGGGCGCATCCGAAATGGCGAGGGATTTCGCGGCGGCGGACATTTTTGAAAGCGCGGCGGGATCGGCGAGTAGGCCGATAAGGAGCTTGGCGAGGCAATCCGGGGTGAGATCTTTCTGCTGGATCAGTTTGGCGGCTCCGGCATCGGAGAAAACCCTGGCGTTTGCCGTCTGGTGGTCGTCGGCGGCGAAGGGGTAGGGGACGAGAATGGAAGGGAGGCCGGCGAGGGAGATTTCCGTGAGGGTGGATGCTCCGGAGCGGGCGATGACGAGATCCGCCAGGGCGTAGGCGGAGGGCATCTGGTCGCAGAAGCCGATGAGCTTGTAGCCGGGGCGCTGGACGGGGTTTTCCGAGGCGATGCGGTCGCGGTCGTTCGGGCCGGCGATGTGCAGGATCTGGATATCTTCAGGAAGAAGGGGGGCGGCCTTTGCGGTGAGCTGGTTGAGGCCGAGCGCACCCTGCGAGCCGCCGGTGACGAGGATGGTCTGCTTGTGAGGGTCGAGGCCGAAGCGTGCGGCGGCATCGGCGCGGGAGGGGAGGTTGAGGATTTCCGGGCGGGCGGGGGTGCCGGTGAGCTGGGTGGGTGCCTTGAAGAAGGCGGCGGCGGGTTGGAGGCCGATGAAGACCTTGGTGCAGAAGCGGGAGGTGAGGATGTTCGCCCGTCCCGGACGGGCGTTGGAATCGTGGACGAATGTTTTCTTTCCGAGCTTGTGCCCGGCATAGACGGGGGGGAGCGAGGTGAATCCTCCCATGCCCAGAACGGCGTCGGCACCGAATTCACGGATGATCTTTTTCGATGTCCGGATGGATTGGTAAAGCGCCCAGAGGAAAGGGAGCATCTTCGGGGAGAGTGTGGCGGGCTTTGCGATTGCAGGGACCACCCTGAAGGTGAGGTGCGGATATTTTGCTGATGCCTGCGAATCGATTTTCTTCTGGGAAATGAGAAGCAGCGGCTCGTGTCCCTGCGCAAGCAGGGACTCAGCGACGGCGATGCCTGGGAAGAGGTGGCCGCCGGTGCCCCCACAGGCGATTAATATTT comes from Akkermansiaceae bacterium and encodes:
- a CDS encoding aldehyde dehydrogenase family protein — its product is MSAKTRKPVARELLFGDLWEFDPAPESAPAEIADRYKLFIGGKFVDPKSKKWFDSISPRNEEKVSEIALANAADVDAAYAAAAKAFPAWSKLPGAERGKYLYRLARLLQDRAREFAVAETIDGGKPIKEARDFDVPMAAAHFFYHAGWADKLSYAAPGKDLKALGVVGQVIPWNFPLLMLAWKLAPALALGNTVVLKPAESTSVTALKFAELILDAGLPPGVVNIVTGFGETGGAIVKHPTAAKIAFTGSTGVGKWIQRELAGTGKRLTLELGGKGANIVFEDAAIDQAVEGIINGIFFNQGHVCCAGSRLLVQESIESEVMRKLKLRMKTLKVGDPLDKNTDIGAINSKRQWERITELVGDGVKEGAEIFQPECKLPKKGFYFAPTLLGAVTQSHRVVKEEIFGPVLSVLTFRTPEEAVEKANNTAYGLSAGVWTDKGSKYLQVASQLKAGVVWGNSFNKFDPTSPFGGFKESGFGREGGRQGLLEYAELG
- a CDS encoding NAD(P)/FAD-dependent oxidoreductase, producing METKHFDYVVIGGGSAGYAAARTARETFGNVAIIEDAEELGGLCILRGCMPSKTLIYSAEVLHLAKEGKKFGLNISGAEMDMAALHQRKLDVIGDFTSYRREQLESDRFHLIRDRAFFVDEKTVDLANSGQRITADHFMIATGSVVNTPDIPGLRETPHWTSDDVLDLDFLPESVIVLGGGIVACELAQFLNRAGSKVIQIQRSPIILRETSEDAAKVVMQAFRDEGIELHTDTALESVAQEGGEFVVRFRQGGEAREARAAHLFNALGRKPNVSGLKLENAGVKTRKSGHIEVDGMQRTANPRIYAAGDVTGPHEIVHIAIMQGEVAAQHAAGKCPNPVNYDGRTGVVFTDPQIAGAGIPLEEAEAKGIRTVVADYPFDDHGKSILMDAKYGYVKAWADRDSGKLIGAECVGKDAGELIHAMAVAITLGATPADLLKVHWYHPTLSEIWSYPLEELAEELGKSKP
- a CDS encoding c-type cytochrome, which produces MKSNLRIAFILCLAAIASSPLPAQTGIHPLMKMENVYPENDVELKVSAMCFMGADLYVTVFTPDRQNQAPFREGEVFRIKGLGGSDGPIIAEKLMGGLYEPTAIGTFSGKIYIGEKDKISRLDDRNGDGKFTADEKTVLIDGISQPNFHTYTVGFGKIERDGKTYLAGNLTTSIKIGGAREYNVTVNPKTHRGSSFMLGPITGSETAEDVDIEYLAGGYRTPNGFTVASDGSPIVVDNQGVFNPSNEFIRITRGGFYGHFLMKRDDSNVAAFQPDEVDSLVGGSKYQLPPTVHMPQGSVARSPAQPMELKGLEGELSAYNGQFLVPDVTKGTMTRIFTEKVGEVWQGAVFNHSAGYDKAGVNGFTAGPNRLIGGPDGKYYIGGIGHGGLWRIQGVPGEPYTGLQRLSFRETLPESFNEMVAVRDTKEGLEIEFFRPLESAPEAGKLSIRQWTYIPTNGYGGPDVGMETLAPKSMALSEDGKRLSIAIDGLRDNSPPFVTRKEYSNENVGWVVNLRIEDASLWANEAWYTMNKHLGQTSQRPVGIDAALATRQPIKYAEAVHAAVCSACHAIDGQQLVGPNFKGLFGRKQKVTHRDGKTSDVTVDEGYIIRSILDPTAMYPVGFPPAMPDPGLSEDEAGAIAKWIKTLK
- the murG gene encoding undecaprenyldiphospho-muramoylpentapeptide beta-N-acetylglucosaminyltransferase; translated protein: MSPKKILIACGGTGGHLFPGIAVAESLLAQGHEPLLLISQKKIDSQASAKYPHLTFRVVPAIAKPATLSPKMLPFLWALYQSIRTSKKIIREFGADAVLGMGGFTSLPPVYAGHKLGKKTFVHDSNARPGRANILTSRFCTKVFIGLQPAAAFFKAPTQLTGTPARPEILNLPSRADAAARFGLDPHKQTILVTGGSQGALGLNQLTAKAAPLLPEDIQILHIAGPNDRDRIASENPVQRPGYKLIGFCDQMPSAYALADLVIARSGASTLTEISLAGLPSILVPYPFAADDHQTANARVFSDAGAAKLIQQKDLTPDCLAKLLIGLLADPAALSKMSAAAKSLAISDAPEKVTAEILNN